The proteins below are encoded in one region of Lonchura striata isolate bLonStr1 chromosome 1, bLonStr1.mat, whole genome shotgun sequence:
- the AGR3 gene encoding anterior gradient protein 3 — protein MLHSTLALSLLLIAVNSNLAMAIKKEKRAPQTLSRGWGDEITWVQTYEEGLYQAKKSNKPLMVIHHLEDCQYCQALKKAFAENEEIQEMAQNNFIMLNLMHETTDKNLSPDGQYVPRIMFVDPSLTVRADITGRYSNRLYTYEPQDMMFLIENMKKALRLIQTEL, from the exons ATGCTCCATTCTACACTGGCCTTGTCTCTCCTGCTAATTGCAGTCAATTCCAACCTTGCAATGgcaattaaaaaggaaaaacgAGCACCACAGACACTGTCAAGAG gGTGGGGAGATGAAATTACCTGGGTACAAACTTATGAAGAAGGGCTTTATCAAGCAAAAAAAAG TAACAAGCCACTGATGGTAATTCATCATTTGGAAGACTGTCAATACTGCCAAg CACTGAAGAAAGCTTTCgcagaaaatgaagaaattcagGAAATGGCCCAAAATAACTTCATTATGCTGAATCTCATG CATGAAACCACAGATAAAAACCTGTCACCTGATGGACAATACGTGCCTAGAATCATGTTTGTAG ACCCATCTCTCACGGTAAGAGCTGATATCACAGGAAGATACTCCAACCGGCTTTACACTTACGAGCCACAGGACATGATGTTCC taatagAGAACATGAAGAAAGCACTACGCCTCATTCAGACAGAACTGTAA